The nucleotide window CGATCAGAAGCTGGATGCCGTGTACGTGTGCATCCCGCCCTTCGCCCACAGCGGCCAGGAGCTGGACGTGCTGGCCTCAGGGGCGGCCCTGTTCGTGGAGAAGCCCGTCACTCTGGACCTCGAGCTGGGCCGCAGGGTGGCCGCGGAGATCGAGCGGCGAGGCGCCGTCGCCTGCTGTGGCTACCACTGGCGCTACGCCGATACCACCCGCCGGGTCAGAGAGATGCTCCCTGCCTCAGAGATCGCCCAGGTCCTGGGCCGGTGGCTGGGCGGCATCTGGATGGCTCCGTGGTGGAAGGTGAAGGACCTGTCGGGCGGGCAGATCGTGGAACAGGTCACCCACCTGTTCGACCTCTCCCGTTACTTGGTGGGCGACATAACTGAGGTGACGGCCTACGCCTCGAGCGGGCACGTCCACGATGTGGAAGGGTATACCCTCGACGATGCCAGCGTGGCCAACGTTCGCTTCGCCAGCGGGGCGGTGGGGAACTTCGCTCAGACCTGCATCCTGGACCGGGGGCTGGGGTCGGACCTCACGCTCATCGGGCGCAACCGGGCTGCTGTCTTCAGCACCTCCGCCCTGCGGGTGACCGAGCCCGACCGCACCACCGAGTACCCAGCCCGCGACCCAGCCCTGAAGCTGGAGGACGAGGCCTTCATCGGCGCAGTCCGCTCTGGGGACCCTTCGGGGCTGCTGTCCACTTACGCGGACGCACTACAGACCGTCACTACCACCCTGGCAGCGGAGGCCTCGCTGCAGCAGGGCGGCCGCCGGCAGCGGGTGGACCGCTGGTCGTTCCAGCCCGCGTGAGGGCGGCCAAAGCGGGAGGCGGCATGACCAAGCTGTGGGGGGGAAGGTTCACAGGGGACGTGGACGAGTTGATGGAGCGGTTCAATGCTTCCTTCCCCTTCGACCGCCGGCTCTACCGCGAGGACATCGAGGGTAGCCTGGCCTATGCCCGGGCCTTGGAGCAGGCGGGGGTGCTGTCGGATGCGGAGCGGGTCAGCATCGAAAGGGGTCTGCGGCAGGTTCTGACGGAGTTTGAGCAGGGTACCTTCGTCGAGCGGCCTGGGGATGAGGATATCCACACCGCGGTGGAGCGGCGACTGCGCGAGCTAGCCGGGCCGATAGCGGGTAAGCTCCACACCGGGCGCAGCCGCAATGACCAGGTGGCCACTGACCTGCGTCTCTACCTGCGTCGGCAGCTGGACGAGCGCAGCCAAGAGCTGCATCGGCTGCAGAGGGCCAGCCTCGACCTGGCCGAGCGGAACCGGGCGGTCATCATGCCTGGGTATACCCACATGCAGCGGGCCCAGCCAGTGCGGTTCAGCCATTGGGTGTTGTCGTGGTTCTGGGCCTGGCAGAGGGATATGGAGCGGCTGAACGACTGCCGAGCGCGGGCCGAGGTTATGCCCCTAGGAAGCGGAGCCCTGGCGGGTACCCCCCTGCGGCTGGACCGTGAAGCTCTGGCGAGTGACCTGGGGTTCGCCCGCCCCTCGGAGAACAGCATGGACGCCGTGCGGGACCGCGACTTCGTGGTGGAGGCTTTGAGCTGGGCTGCCATTCTGTCGGTGCACCTGAGCCAGATGGCCGAGGACGTGATCATCTGGTCCTCGGCTGAGTTCGGGTTCGTGCGCGTGGCCGATGCCTACTCCACCGGATCCAGCCTGATGCCGCAGAAGCGCAACCCCGACTCGCTAGAGCTGATTCGGGGCAAGGCGGGGCGGATGATCGGCCACCTCACTGGCTTGCTCACCACCCTCAAGGGACTGCCTTCCACCTACAACAAGGACCTGCAAGAGGATAAGGAGGCGCTGTTCGATGCCATGGACAACCTGGCCCTGACCGTGCCGGTGGCAACGGGGGTGCTGGAGACGCTGGAGGTCTGCCCCGATCGGATGCGAGCGGCGCTGGACGAGGCCATGCTGGCCACCGACCTGGCCGACTACTTGGTAGCCAAGGGGATGCCTTTCCGGCAGGCCCACGAGGTGGTGGGCAGGGCGGTGCGGCTGACGGAGGAGCGAGGCAAGGACCTTAGCCGGCTGGGCCAGGAGGAGTGGGCCAGTCTCTCACCGCTGGTCGGGGCGGACGTGCGGGACGTCTTCTCGTGGGAGCGGTCGGTGGAGGCCCGGAGCGCGTTGGGGGGCACCGGCCTGGCGGCGCTGGAGGAGCAGTTGAGGCGGGCACATGCGGCACTTGACGTGAGCGCTCATGAGCGCTGAGTGAGGTAGGGACTATGAGGCTCTCGTATGGAAGTGGCCCGGTGGCGCGGTTCTCGCGTGATCTCCGCGATCTGTCGTGGCTTTACCTGACCCAAGGAGCATCGCTGGTTTTGCTAGGGATACTGATTGTGTTGTTCCCTGAGCTGCTAGCCATCCTGGTGGCGACGTTTCTGATTGTGGTTGGAGTGCTCACTCTGGCCACCGGCTGGCGGTTGAGGAGGGCGCGCCGAGCCTTCGACGAGATGGGCCGGCTCCTATGGGACTGACGGCCGTGTCCGGGAGGTTGAGGACGGGTGGCGCTCCCGTAGGCATGCCTGGACAGGGTGCGCGGGGCCGAGGTGCGCCCTGTCTGCCATGGAAGGTCCTCCCGCCGGGGCAGGGGGCGACGTCTCGCCGAGCGGAGTCCCTGCGAGGTCGCACCGTGCCTGCTTTCCCGGTCGACGTGCGCCATATGTGCCATGAAGCACCCTACTACGCGCGGAAATACGCAATAAAGCCAAGGATTACCTGCCAATAGTGCAGGATAAGATGACAGCGGCGCCGCCACCGCATCGGGCGCTGCCGACAGCGAAAGGTTGGTGTCCATGGACCGTGGGGGGATGTGTGCGCCTGGCCGCGAGCGACTGCTGGAGACCTTCCGGGAGCTTCTGCGCATCAGCAGCCCGTCCGGGAAAGAGGAAGCTCTGGCCCGGCACCTGGTTGCAGAGCTGGAGATGATGGGCTTGGAGGTGCGACGAGATGGGGCCGGGA belongs to Anaerolineae bacterium and includes:
- the argH gene encoding argininosuccinate lyase; protein product: MWGGRFTGDVDELMERFNASFPFDRRLYREDIEGSLAYARALEQAGVLSDAERVSIERGLRQVLTEFEQGTFVERPGDEDIHTAVERRLRELAGPIAGKLHTGRSRNDQVATDLRLYLRRQLDERSQELHRLQRASLDLAERNRAVIMPGYTHMQRAQPVRFSHWVLSWFWAWQRDMERLNDCRARAEVMPLGSGALAGTPLRLDREALASDLGFARPSENSMDAVRDRDFVVEALSWAAILSVHLSQMAEDVIIWSSAEFGFVRVADAYSTGSSLMPQKRNPDSLELIRGKAGRMIGHLTGLLTTLKGLPSTYNKDLQEDKEALFDAMDNLALTVPVATGVLETLEVCPDRMRAALDEAMLATDLADYLVAKGMPFRQAHEVVGRAVRLTEERGKDLSRLGQEEWASLSPLVGADVRDVFSWERSVEARSALGGTGLAALEEQLRRAHAALDVSAHER
- a CDS encoding Gfo/Idh/MocA family oxidoreductase; the protein is IGFIGVGLIAASHLENLAAMEGVEIVALCDLSPAALEKAQRRFGGQTYADHRQMLDDQKLDAVYVCIPPFAHSGQELDVLASGAALFVEKPVTLDLELGRRVAAEIERRGAVACCGYHWRYADTTRRVREMLPASEIAQVLGRWLGGIWMAPWWKVKDLSGGQIVEQVTHLFDLSRYLVGDITEVTAYASSGHVHDVEGYTLDDASVANVRFASGAVGNFAQTCILDRGLGSDLTLIGRNRAAVFSTSALRVTEPDRTTEYPARDPALKLEDEAFIGAVRSGDPSGLLSTYADALQTVTTTLAAEASLQQGGRRQRVDRWSFQPA
- a CDS encoding DUF3096 domain-containing protein, yielding MRLSYGSGPVARFSRDLRDLSWLYLTQGASLVLLGILIVLFPELLAILVATFLIVVGVLTLATGWRLRRARRAFDEMGRLLWD